One window of Bacillus alkalicellulosilyticus genomic DNA carries:
- a CDS encoding aromatic acid exporter family protein, whose translation MFRIGYRTIKTAVGAGIAIGLAQVLNLDFYASAAILAILCISVTRKKSLELSWERFLACIVGLAMGALFFEVIGYNPIALAILLLLFIPLAVKLKTKEGIVTSSVIILHLYTLETVSVAIILNELLLIIIGIGVALLMNLYMPSVEKDLHTYQEQIEANFKTILFEMSHYLRHEEKLWDGKEVTETYTIIQTGKDIALKNIENHVVRFQDEYYHYFKMREKQFEIIERILPFVSSVQEKVIQADTLADYFEELSQAVTPKNRGPHFLVKLEEMRVDFREMELPKTRKEFETRSALRYIMHELEQYLLIKQSLAPSQE comes from the coding sequence ATGTTTAGAATAGGCTACAGAACGATTAAAACTGCGGTTGGCGCCGGGATAGCCATTGGGCTCGCTCAAGTGCTCAACCTTGACTTTTATGCTTCTGCTGCGATCCTAGCTATTTTATGTATTTCTGTGACAAGAAAAAAGTCATTGGAGCTATCGTGGGAAAGATTTTTAGCTTGCATTGTCGGACTGGCCATGGGAGCTCTTTTCTTTGAGGTTATTGGATATAATCCGATTGCCTTAGCGATATTACTTCTATTGTTTATTCCATTAGCGGTGAAACTGAAAACTAAAGAAGGAATTGTTACAAGCTCCGTTATCATTCTACATCTTTATACATTGGAAACAGTCAGTGTTGCTATTATCCTAAACGAACTTTTGCTAATTATAATAGGAATAGGCGTTGCATTACTAATGAATTTATATATGCCGAGTGTAGAAAAAGATTTACATACATATCAAGAACAAATTGAAGCTAACTTTAAAACGATTTTATTTGAAATGTCTCATTATTTACGACATGAGGAAAAGTTATGGGATGGAAAAGAAGTAACGGAGACGTATACTATTATTCAAACGGGAAAAGACATTGCCCTTAAAAATATTGAAAATCATGTTGTCCGGTTCCAGGACGAATATTATCATTATTTTAAAATGAGAGAAAAGCAATTTGAAATTATCGAAAGAATTCTTCCATTTGTCTCATCTGTTCAAGAAAAAGTAATTCAAGCAGATACATTAGCTGATTATTTTGAGGAATTAAGCCAAGCGGTTACCCCAAAAAATAGAGGTCCACACTTTTTAGTGAAGTTGGAAGAAATGCGAGTAGACTTTAGAGAAATGGAACTTCCTAAAACGAGGAAAGAGTTTGAAACTCGCTCAGCGTTAAGATACATCATGCATGAGTTAGAGCAATACTTACTCATTAAGCAATCGTTAGCGCCATCGCAGGAGTAA
- a CDS encoding thiamine pyrophosphate-dependent dehydrogenase E1 component subunit alpha, with amino-acid sequence MTNRHKSMGLTDEFVLKMYEMMLLARRIDERMWLLNRAGKIPFVVSCQGQEAAQVGAAFALDLSKDYVLPYYRDMGVVLTFGMTARDLMLSAFAKAEDPNSGGRQMPGHFGQRKNRIVTGSSPVTTQVPHAAGIALGAKMEGKDFVTFTTFGEGSSNQGDFHEGINFASVHKLPAIFMCENNKYAISVPYDKQVACKNISDRAIGYGIPGVTVDGNDPLAVYEAVHQAANRARAGEGPTLVETVSYRLTPHSSDDDDKTYRSQDEVDEAKKKDALFTFAMYLKETGVLTPEVEEELENRIRKEIDEATEYGENAPFPAADDLFKHIFAE; translated from the coding sequence ATGACAAACCGTCATAAATCAATGGGATTAACAGATGAATTTGTTTTAAAAATGTATGAGATGATGCTTTTAGCAAGAAGAATTGATGAAAGAATGTGGCTATTAAACCGAGCTGGGAAAATTCCATTTGTTGTTTCATGTCAAGGACAAGAAGCTGCACAAGTAGGGGCTGCATTTGCACTTGATTTGTCAAAAGATTATGTCCTTCCGTATTACCGTGATATGGGAGTTGTTCTTACGTTTGGAATGACTGCACGAGATTTAATGCTGTCTGCTTTTGCTAAGGCAGAGGATCCCAACTCTGGTGGACGACAAATGCCTGGTCATTTTGGTCAACGGAAAAATAGAATCGTTACTGGCTCTTCACCTGTAACAACGCAAGTTCCACATGCAGCTGGTATTGCATTAGGAGCAAAAATGGAAGGGAAAGATTTTGTGACGTTTACTACTTTTGGGGAAGGGTCATCAAACCAAGGGGATTTCCATGAAGGAATTAACTTTGCTTCTGTTCACAAACTTCCTGCGATCTTTATGTGTGAGAATAATAAATATGCGATTTCTGTTCCTTATGATAAACAAGTAGCTTGTAAAAACATATCAGACCGGGCAATTGGTTATGGTATTCCGGGTGTAACAGTAGATGGGAATGACCCTCTTGCTGTTTATGAAGCGGTTCACCAAGCTGCTAACCGAGCTCGAGCTGGGGAAGGACCGACGTTGGTAGAAACGGTTTCTTACCGTTTAACACCACACTCGAGTGATGATGATGATAAAACGTATCGTTCGCAAGATGAAGTGGATGAAGCTAAAAAGAAAGATGCTTTGTTTACATTTGCAATGTACTTAAAAGAAACGGGTGTATTGACACCAGAAGTAGAAGAAGAGTTAGAAAACCGAATTCGTAAAGAAATTGATGAAGCAACAGAATATGGTGAAAATGCACCATTCCCAGCAGCTGATGATTTGTTCAAGCATATTTTTGCAGAGTAA
- the lpdA gene encoding dihydrolipoyl dehydrogenase, which produces MAKEYDLVIVGAGTGGYVAAIRAAQLGLSVAVVEKAKLGGTCLHKGCIPSKALLRSAEVYSTVKKSDSFGIVTKEVSFDFLKVQERKQKIIEQLYKGVQHLMKKGKIDVFEGTGRILGPSIFSPQAGTISIELNSGQENTMLVPKHVMIATGSRPKTLPGLEPDGKQILTSDEALELDKLPESVIIVGGGVIGMEWASLFSDFGVEVTVLEFADRILPTEDKEISREMQRVMKKKGVKIITNAKVLPETLTKDAQVSISAEYKGAEKEFTAEALLVSIGRVANIEGIGIENTDIVIENGVIQTNDFYQTKESHIYAIGDVIGGLQLAHVASHEGIIAVEHMAQQKPHTLDYSTVSRCVYSQPEVASIGLTEEEATQKGYEVKTGKVSFKAIGKALVYGETDGFVKMVVDKNTDDLLGVHMIGPHATDMISEAAIAKVLDAAHWEVAQTIHPHPTLSEIIGEAALAVDGKAIHS; this is translated from the coding sequence ATGGCTAAAGAATATGATCTGGTCATAGTAGGAGCTGGTACTGGTGGGTATGTAGCTGCGATTCGTGCAGCTCAATTAGGACTATCGGTAGCAGTTGTTGAGAAAGCGAAATTAGGAGGGACATGTCTCCACAAAGGTTGTATTCCTTCAAAAGCTTTGCTCAGAAGTGCAGAAGTGTATAGTACTGTGAAAAAGTCTGACAGCTTTGGTATCGTAACCAAGGAAGTTTCCTTTGATTTTTTGAAAGTACAAGAAAGAAAACAAAAAATTATTGAGCAATTATATAAAGGTGTCCAACATTTAATGAAAAAAGGTAAAATTGATGTCTTTGAAGGAACAGGGCGTATTCTAGGTCCTTCGATTTTTTCACCACAAGCCGGTACGATTTCAATCGAATTAAACAGTGGACAGGAAAACACGATGCTTGTGCCAAAGCATGTGATGATTGCAACAGGGTCAAGGCCTAAAACCTTGCCTGGACTTGAGCCAGATGGAAAGCAAATCCTTACTTCGGATGAGGCTCTTGAATTAGACAAGCTTCCAGAGTCTGTCATTATTGTAGGTGGAGGAGTCATTGGCATGGAATGGGCCTCTCTATTCTCTGATTTTGGCGTAGAAGTAACGGTGTTAGAATTTGCTGACCGTATTTTACCAACTGAGGACAAAGAAATTTCAAGGGAAATGCAAAGAGTCATGAAGAAAAAAGGCGTTAAGATTATAACAAACGCCAAAGTCCTTCCAGAAACATTGACTAAAGACGCACAGGTCTCTATCAGTGCGGAATATAAAGGGGCAGAAAAGGAATTTACTGCTGAGGCGTTATTAGTGTCAATCGGAAGAGTTGCCAACATTGAAGGAATTGGCATTGAAAATACAGATATCGTCATTGAAAATGGAGTTATCCAAACAAACGACTTTTATCAAACAAAAGAATCTCATATTTATGCAATTGGCGATGTCATTGGCGGACTACAACTAGCACATGTAGCTTCTCATGAAGGAATCATTGCGGTGGAACATATGGCTCAGCAGAAACCACATACTCTTGATTACTCTACGGTGTCTCGTTGTGTGTATAGTCAACCAGAAGTAGCAAGCATTGGCTTAACTGAAGAAGAAGCCACCCAAAAAGGATATGAAGTGAAAACTGGAAAAGTTTCTTTTAAGGCGATAGGAAAGGCTCTTGTCTATGGTGAAACGGATGGCTTTGTAAAGATGGTTGTTGATAAAAATACGGATGATTTACTTGGTGTTCATATGATTGGCCCGCATGCGACGGATATGATTTCAGAAGCAGCGATTGCTAAAGTATTAGATGCAGCGCATTGGGAAGTAGCACAAACCATTCATCCTCATCCGACACTATCAGAAATTATTGGAGAAGCTGCGTTAGCGGTAGATGGAAAAGCGATACATTCGTAA
- the mce gene encoding methylmalonyl-CoA epimerase, whose amino-acid sequence MEGNAKRIDHIGIAVYSIEKALPFYEDVLQLKLLAIEEVDSQGVRVAFLEIGQSKIELLEPLSEKSPIFSFLKKKGEGIHHIAVGVSNIDARIEELKAKGVQMVHDKAVEGAGGAHIAFIHPKSANGALVEFCEKK is encoded by the coding sequence ATGGAAGGCAATGCGAAAAGAATTGACCACATAGGGATTGCGGTATATTCAATTGAGAAGGCCCTCCCTTTTTACGAGGACGTTTTACAGTTAAAATTGCTTGCCATAGAAGAGGTAGATTCTCAAGGGGTACGTGTAGCTTTTTTAGAAATTGGTCAATCTAAGATTGAATTACTGGAACCATTATCAGAAAAAAGTCCGATATTTTCTTTTCTTAAAAAGAAAGGTGAAGGAATTCATCATATAGCTGTTGGGGTTTCTAATATAGATGCAAGGATAGAAGAATTAAAAGCAAAAGGTGTTCAAATGGTGCATGACAAAGCAGTTGAGGGGGCAGGCGGGGCTCATATTGCATTCATTCACCCAAAGTCTGCAAATGGAGCTTTGGTTGAGTTTTGTGAAAAAAAATAA
- a CDS encoding glycosyltransferase family 2 protein, whose protein sequence is MTKVSVIVPAYNEEKTIATTLMTLKNQPWVDEVIVVNDGSTDQTRTLSDFYGDQTIHFEENKGKGAALQAGWKQASGDIIVCVDADLEESVAEAKKLIEPFQYSFIDSVIGRLPLQRTRGFGIVKERAKKIIYQQTGKWITAPLSGQRAFRKKWVSLLTKKSYYGFGVETAMTIDMLKAGATIIEVDTNITHRATGKDVAGFFHRGKQWIELEVATWRNM, encoded by the coding sequence GTGACGAAGGTTAGTGTCATTGTGCCAGCTTATAATGAAGAGAAGACGATCGCTACTACGCTGATGACATTAAAAAATCAACCATGGGTTGATGAAGTGATAGTCGTCAATGATGGGAGTACTGACCAAACTAGAACCCTTTCAGATTTTTATGGAGATCAAACGATTCACTTTGAGGAAAACAAAGGAAAGGGTGCGGCCCTTCAAGCGGGCTGGAAACAAGCTAGCGGAGACATTATTGTATGTGTAGATGCGGACTTAGAAGAATCTGTCGCGGAAGCTAAAAAACTAATAGAACCGTTCCAGTACTCATTCATTGATTCAGTAATTGGTCGCTTGCCTTTACAAAGAACAAGAGGATTTGGAATAGTAAAAGAACGAGCCAAAAAAATTATTTATCAACAAACAGGGAAATGGATAACAGCACCGCTTTCAGGACAACGAGCATTTAGAAAAAAGTGGGTATCACTACTTACAAAAAAGTCTTACTACGGATTTGGTGTGGAAACAGCAATGACCATTGATATGTTGAAGGCTGGTGCCACTATTATTGAAGTGGATACCAATATCACACACCGAGCTACAGGAAAAGACGTAGCGGGATTTTTTCATCGTGGAAAGCAATGGATTGAACTTGAAGTCGCAACATGGAGGAATATGTAG
- a CDS encoding DUF368 domain-containing protein, producing MLKTLYKGMAVGITETVPGVSGSTVAMILGIYEKLLYSISIITTPDRRKAIPFLVIFGLGMIIGFACSIFTISFLLDNFRTQTLIFFVGIIVGFLPQLWNEARRHSLSSFEGRHYVIIALFFFIVVIGQILGSGYELSSENISRGDYIFLFGAGLLASTALVLPGISGALILTILGVYEIATQSLLDLHLPIIIAIGLGVIAGVLFTSKVVRYLLEHFTLAAYAAMVGLVSGSIIAIFNEIEGTITIPIIIVSVLTFNGGLAVVHLLKPKHS from the coding sequence ATGCTTAAGACACTGTATAAAGGAATGGCTGTTGGTATAACTGAAACTGTGCCAGGTGTAAGCGGGAGTACGGTAGCGATGATACTAGGGATTTACGAGAAATTGCTTTATTCAATAAGTATTATCACGACTCCTGATCGGAGAAAAGCAATCCCTTTTCTTGTTATATTTGGGTTAGGGATGATTATCGGATTTGCTTGTTCTATATTTACCATTAGCTTTTTATTAGACAACTTTAGAACACAAACACTTATATTTTTTGTGGGGATTATTGTAGGTTTTTTACCTCAACTTTGGAATGAGGCTAGGAGGCATTCCCTCTCTTCGTTTGAAGGCAGGCATTATGTAATCATCGCTCTTTTCTTTTTTATCGTTGTTATTGGACAAATTCTAGGAAGTGGATATGAACTTTCTAGCGAGAATATATCGAGGGGCGACTACATCTTCTTGTTTGGAGCGGGGCTTCTTGCTAGTACGGCGCTTGTCCTGCCAGGAATAAGCGGAGCGCTCATCCTTACAATACTAGGAGTATATGAAATAGCTACCCAATCATTATTAGATCTTCATTTGCCTATAATTATAGCCATTGGACTAGGGGTCATTGCGGGTGTTTTATTTACGAGTAAAGTAGTTCGTTATCTTTTAGAGCATTTTACATTAGCTGCCTATGCAGCAATGGTTGGACTTGTCTCTGGGTCGATTATTGCCATATTCAATGAGATAGAGGGTACGATTACAATACCGATTATCATTGTATCTGTTCTTACCTTTAACGGTGGATTAGCAGTCGTCCATCTGTTAAAACCAAAACATAGCTGA
- a CDS encoding metal ABC transporter solute-binding protein, Zn/Mn family — protein MKWKAIAFSIMLALSSALAACGNEVVEEVQPEEEIEEQEDAVTVEPLKVFTTIYPLQDFTEKIGGEFVDVTNIIPVGADAHTFELTARGMIDIAEGDLFIYNGAGIEGFAEAVIDTVTNEGVHIVQAVEGIVLLAYDHDHGHEHDDHDHGHEHDDHDHGHEHDDHDHGHEHDDHDHGHEHDDHDHGNEHDDHDHGNEHDDHDHGDGHDEHHHAHGDEDPHVWLDPILSIEMAHNIKQALVELQPENAEVFEANFSSLQAELEALDQAFQELISEVEKDTFIVSHAGYGYWENRYGIKQVGITGISPTNEPSQKQLEGVIDLANELEINYVAFEQNISSTMAEVVASEIGADPVYIHNLEVLTNEDVNNNEDYFSLMRKNIEALQTLLQ, from the coding sequence ATGAAATGGAAGGCTATCGCTTTTTCAATAATGTTAGCACTATCTTCAGCCCTTGCTGCCTGTGGGAATGAAGTTGTTGAAGAAGTACAACCGGAAGAGGAAATAGAAGAGCAAGAGGATGCAGTAACTGTAGAACCTTTAAAAGTATTTACTACAATTTATCCTTTACAAGATTTTACTGAGAAAATTGGTGGAGAATTCGTAGATGTTACAAATATTATTCCAGTAGGGGCTGATGCACATACGTTTGAGCTAACTGCTCGAGGAATGATAGATATTGCAGAGGGCGATTTATTTATTTATAATGGTGCAGGAATAGAAGGTTTTGCTGAAGCTGTCATTGATACCGTTACAAATGAAGGGGTACATATCGTTCAAGCTGTTGAAGGTATTGTATTATTAGCATATGACCATGACCACGGACACGAACATGATGACCATGACCATGGACACGAGCATGATGACCACGACCATGGACACGAGCATGATGACCACGACCATGGACACGAGCATGATGACCACGACCATGGACACGAGCATGATGATCATGACCATGGAAATGAGCATGATGACCATGACCATGGAAATGAGCATGATGACCATGACCATGGGGACGGGCATGACGAACATCACCATGCACATGGTGATGAAGACCCGCACGTATGGCTAGATCCTATTTTATCTATTGAGATGGCTCATAATATCAAACAAGCATTAGTTGAGCTTCAACCTGAAAATGCGGAAGTTTTTGAGGCTAATTTTTCAAGCTTACAGGCTGAATTAGAGGCATTAGATCAAGCGTTTCAAGAGTTAATATCAGAAGTTGAAAAAGACACATTTATCGTTTCTCATGCAGGATATGGATATTGGGAAAACCGATACGGTATTAAACAAGTTGGGATTACAGGAATTTCGCCAACAAACGAACCTTCACAAAAACAGCTAGAAGGAGTTATTGATTTAGCGAATGAACTCGAAATTAATTATGTTGCGTTTGAACAAAATATTAGTAGTACAATGGCAGAAGTTGTAGCAAGTGAAATTGGTGCTGACCCAGTTTATATTCACAATCTTGAAGTATTGACAAATGAGGATGTAAATAATAACGAAGACTATTTTAGTTTAATGAGAAAAAATATAGAGGCATTGCAGACGTTACTTCAATAA
- a CDS encoding alpha-ketoacid dehydrogenase subunit beta — MAIISYIEAVTQALREEMERDEKVFILGEDVGARGGVFRATNGLYQQFGEDRVMDTPLAESAIVGVGVGAAMYGLRPVAEIQFADFIMPAVNQIVSEAAKIRYRSNNDWSCPMTIRAPYGGGVHGALYHSQSVESMFASVPGLKIVMPSTPYDVKGLLKAAIRDNDPVLFFEHKRAYRLIKGEVPEEEYVLPIGKADVKREGDDITVITYGLAVHFALQAAQNLEKDGYSVHLLDLRTVYPLDKEAIIEAAKKTGKVLLITEDNKEGSIIGEVAAIIAENCLFDLDAPIRRLAGPDVPAMPYSPPLEKHFMINPEKVEKAMRELAEF; from the coding sequence ATGGCCATTATTTCTTATATAGAAGCGGTAACCCAAGCTCTTCGTGAAGAGATGGAACGTGATGAAAAAGTATTTATACTAGGAGAAGATGTAGGAGCTAGAGGTGGTGTGTTTAGAGCCACAAATGGTTTGTACCAACAGTTTGGAGAAGACCGAGTCATGGATACTCCTCTAGCAGAGTCTGCGATTGTAGGTGTTGGTGTTGGAGCAGCGATGTATGGACTTCGCCCTGTCGCGGAAATTCAGTTTGCTGATTTTATTATGCCTGCGGTCAATCAAATTGTAAGTGAGGCTGCCAAGATTCGCTATCGCTCCAATAACGATTGGAGTTGTCCAATGACGATACGTGCACCATACGGTGGTGGAGTCCATGGCGCACTTTATCATTCGCAATCCGTGGAATCAATGTTCGCTTCGGTTCCAGGTTTAAAAATTGTGATGCCATCTACACCATATGACGTAAAAGGTCTTCTTAAAGCAGCCATTCGAGACAATGATCCTGTGTTGTTCTTTGAACATAAACGAGCGTACAGGTTAATTAAAGGAGAGGTCCCTGAAGAAGAGTATGTTCTTCCGATTGGTAAGGCTGATGTGAAGCGTGAAGGCGACGACATTACGGTTATTACATACGGATTAGCTGTCCATTTTGCTCTACAAGCGGCTCAAAACCTTGAAAAAGATGGGTATTCTGTTCATCTTTTAGACTTACGAACGGTTTATCCATTAGATAAAGAAGCCATTATTGAAGCGGCAAAAAAGACTGGAAAAGTGTTGCTCATAACCGAGGATAACAAAGAAGGTAGTATTATCGGAGAAGTAGCTGCTATTATTGCAGAAAATTGTTTATTTGATTTAGATGCACCGATTCGACGATTAGCAGGTCCTGATGTTCCTGCCATGCCGTATTCACCACCGTTGGAGAAGCATTTTATGATTAATCCTGAAAAAGTAGAAAAAGCAATGCGTGAGTTAGCAGAATTTTAA
- a CDS encoding BrxA/BrxB family bacilliredoxin yields the protein MDFNFFMNDVVQQARKDMQSAGYQELLSPEEVDEALKADGTTLVMINSVCGCAGGIARPAAAYMANYDKKPDRLVTVFAGQDKEATARAREYFTGYAPSSPSFALLKDGEIKMMVERFEIEGHEPIQVVQKLEQAFDEYCK from the coding sequence ATGGACTTTAATTTTTTTATGAATGATGTAGTTCAACAAGCAAGAAAAGATATGCAATCAGCTGGTTACCAAGAGTTACTATCACCTGAGGAAGTAGATGAAGCCTTAAAAGCGGATGGTACCACACTTGTTATGATTAATTCTGTGTGTGGTTGTGCTGGTGGAATTGCTCGACCAGCAGCTGCGTATATGGCCAATTATGACAAAAAACCAGACCGCTTAGTCACGGTATTTGCTGGTCAAGATAAAGAAGCAACAGCAAGAGCTCGTGAATACTTTACAGGTTATGCTCCTTCTTCACCATCGTTTGCACTACTTAAAGATGGTGAAATTAAGATGATGGTAGAACGGTTTGAAATTGAAGGTCATGAACCAATCCAAGTTGTTCAAAAGCTAGAACAAGCATTTGATGAGTATTGTAAATAA
- a CDS encoding VOC family protein, with the protein MREKLLRVGTTYIPVTDVGCASEWYIYKLGAQLSYQDQDKAILNLANQSMFLVKSPENQSANFIDCYGEEQFSLTFEVDGIAELEALHKDFIENEITVGEIEDRGHPGRNFIFFDLDGNKFDVWSELSPAFKEKVIK; encoded by the coding sequence ATGCGTGAAAAATTACTGAGAGTCGGGACTACGTACATTCCGGTAACGGATGTTGGATGTGCTTCTGAGTGGTATATCTATAAGTTAGGTGCACAATTGAGTTATCAGGACCAAGATAAAGCGATTTTAAATCTTGCAAACCAAAGTATGTTTCTCGTTAAATCACCAGAAAATCAAAGTGCGAACTTCATTGATTGTTATGGTGAGGAACAATTTTCGTTAACATTTGAAGTCGATGGTATAGCAGAGTTAGAAGCACTACATAAGGATTTTATTGAAAATGAAATAACAGTAGGAGAAATTGAAGACAGAGGGCACCCTGGAAGGAATTTTATATTTTTTGACTTAGACGGGAATAAATTTGATGTTTGGAGTGAACTAAGTCCTGCTTTCAAAGAAAAGGTTATAAAATAA
- a CDS encoding DUF2627 domain-containing protein, producing MQRYIALLILVIPAILAGYGIKLMRDTVFQHLITPFPNLWIQFFCGLLFLLGGLGFVGGFIFHRDRKNGKVAPKYRK from the coding sequence ATGCAACGATATATTGCTTTACTAATACTTGTAATTCCAGCTATATTGGCTGGATATGGCATAAAGCTTATGAGAGATACCGTGTTTCAACACCTGATAACTCCATTCCCTAACCTATGGATACAATTTTTCTGTGGTCTACTATTTCTACTAGGTGGCCTTGGATTTGTTGGAGGATTTATATTTCACCGGGACCGTAAAAATGGTAAAGTCGCTCCTAAGTATAGAAAATAA
- a CDS encoding dihydrolipoamide acetyltransferase family protein, translated as MLKELTMPQLGESVTEGTISKWLVKPGDHVNKYDPIAEVMTDKVNAEIPSSFTGTIKELTVREDEAVEVGKVICTVEIEESISDTIVDNETVTPQHGGVTIEDTDNVSQKKRYSPAVLRLSQEHNINLDNVLGTGKGGRITRKDIMAIVEGQQRTPGQVVQEESTNRQQEFTAVPPVGVPNQASGDIEIPLTGVRKAIAANMVKSKHEAPHAWMMVEVDATNLVNFRNKHKASFKEREGFNLTYLPFFIKAVVEAIKEFPQVNSMWAGDKIIQKNDINISLAVASEDALFVPVIKHADEKSIKGLAFEIQELATKVRTGRMSYDDMQDGTFTVNNTGSFGSILSNPIIKQPQAANLSVESIVKRPVIVDDMIAIRSMVNLCLSLDHRILDGLVCGRFLARVKEKIESISIEHTSIY; from the coding sequence ATGTTAAAGGAATTAACAATGCCTCAGCTTGGTGAAAGTGTAACGGAAGGAACAATTAGCAAATGGCTTGTCAAACCAGGGGACCACGTGAATAAATACGACCCGATTGCCGAGGTCATGACCGATAAAGTAAATGCTGAAATTCCTTCTTCATTTACGGGGACGATTAAGGAGCTCACGGTTCGAGAAGATGAAGCAGTTGAAGTTGGAAAGGTCATTTGTACTGTTGAAATTGAAGAGAGTATATCGGACACTATTGTTGATAATGAAACCGTTACTCCTCAGCACGGAGGAGTAACTATAGAGGATACTGATAATGTTAGTCAGAAAAAACGTTATTCACCAGCGGTTCTTCGTTTATCACAAGAGCATAATATAAATTTAGATAACGTTCTTGGCACAGGCAAGGGGGGGCGTATTACAAGAAAAGATATAATGGCTATAGTTGAAGGGCAACAACGCACTCCTGGACAAGTAGTGCAAGAAGAGAGTACGAATCGCCAGCAAGAGTTTACAGCAGTGCCACCGGTAGGAGTACCAAACCAAGCGTCGGGTGATATTGAAATCCCGCTTACTGGAGTTCGTAAGGCGATTGCTGCAAATATGGTCAAAAGCAAACACGAAGCCCCTCATGCGTGGATGATGGTTGAGGTAGACGCCACCAATTTAGTAAATTTTCGAAACAAGCACAAAGCTTCTTTTAAGGAAAGAGAAGGTTTCAATTTAACTTACCTTCCGTTTTTCATAAAAGCAGTTGTCGAAGCAATAAAAGAATTCCCACAAGTGAATTCGATGTGGGCAGGAGATAAAATCATTCAAAAAAATGATATTAATATATCTCTAGCTGTCGCTTCTGAGGACGCACTTTTTGTACCCGTTATTAAGCATGCAGATGAGAAATCTATCAAAGGGCTGGCTTTTGAAATTCAAGAGCTCGCTACGAAAGTTAGAACGGGTCGTATGTCATACGATGACATGCAGGATGGTACATTTACTGTTAATAATACAGGGTCATTCGGTTCAATTTTATCAAACCCGATTATAAAACAACCACAGGCCGCCAATCTTTCAGTTGAATCAATCGTGAAACGTCCTGTCATTGTTGATGATATGATTGCCATTCGAAGTATGGTCAACCTTTGTTTATCATTAGACCACCGAATTTTAGACGGTTTAGTTTGTGGCCGTTTCTTAGCTCGAGTTAAGGAAAAAATTGAATCGATTTCAATTGAACATACATCAATATATTAA
- a CDS encoding L,D-transpeptidase, with product MRILFVFMCFAVASPIWPLGVNPLPGDPFIIVNKQTNQLAYINDGEIKKIYAVATGKTNDLTPEGTFTVVVKAINPYYRKKNIEGGSKDNPLGTRWIGFDVDDTDGRTFGIHGTNRPSSIGSYVTAGCVRLNNKDVEELFELVPLGTRITIVSTTETFEHIANLHGALSE from the coding sequence CTGCGTATCCTTTTCGTTTTTATGTGTTTTGCTGTTGCTTCTCCAATTTGGCCTTTAGGTGTTAATCCTCTACCAGGAGATCCTTTTATCATCGTTAATAAACAGACCAATCAACTAGCCTATATCAATGATGGTGAGATTAAAAAAATATATGCGGTTGCAACTGGTAAAACAAACGATTTAACTCCTGAAGGGACGTTTACAGTTGTAGTCAAAGCCATTAACCCTTATTATCGGAAGAAGAATATTGAAGGTGGGTCAAAGGATAATCCACTAGGTACTCGTTGGATTGGTTTTGATGTGGATGATACAGATGGACGTACTTTTGGAATTCATGGTACAAATCGACCTTCATCAATAGGAAGCTATGTAACAGCTGGTTGTGTACGATTAAATAACAAAGATGTAGAAGAGCTATTTGAATTGGTTCCTCTTGGAACAAGAATAACAATCGTTTCTACCACTGAAACGTTTGAACATATTGCAAATCTCCATGGTGCATTGAGCGAGTAA
- the prli42 gene encoding stressosome-associated protein Prli42, protein MPQKFRKAIIYIMIATMLLGGIFTGSALLL, encoded by the coding sequence ATGCCACAAAAATTTAGAAAAGCTATTATTTATATTATGATTGCTACTATGCTTCTAGGCGGAATTTTCACAGGAAGTGCATTGTTACTATAA